From the genome of Medicago truncatula cultivar Jemalong A17 chromosome 2, MtrunA17r5.0-ANR, whole genome shotgun sequence:
cggttaaaaaaatatacatagagTGCTTGAAACATCTTTACAAATATCTAGAATGTAATGTGTGATTCAATGgatgtaaaataattaaatgatagtCTAAGACTGCAtgcatacaaattaaattcattcatAATATATCTTATAACATCAGAATTGTAATAGAGTAATTTGATATAAGCTTACATATTTACCAGCTGCAAAGAGAAAGGACATGGCAGCTGGTTTATCAGTTTCAGCAATCTCCTCAGCCCTTGTTCCTAGCTACCAACTGAGTCATGGCCAAAGAATGTAATtctccaaacttttttttttattcctccCTTCTCGCTTATAATTCTTTGAACTTTATATTTTGCATTataatttctgaatttttttcatgcTCTTCTCTTCTTTACAATGCTTATAATTTTAGAAATGCTCTCTTAATTATTCCAGGGGTGCTTATTGGCTAGAGTCTTTCAATGGAACTCAAGGTAATCAATCAATTGTGATCTGTAACGGGGATGAGCAGAAGATGCACACTTACATCCTCTTTGATGGTATTCTCAAAGGCCAGACTGTCCAAGTACGTAAATCATTCCTCTCAATTAGTCTCTCCTTTCTACATATACTAATACTATGTTgagataaaaatatttatataaacgAACAAGTGATTGGACATTAGTTctgtataataataaataaatatatattttgaagataatttaaattttgaagagTCTTGCTAACTTGGGTCGTAAGGGCACAAAATAAGGAACTCAATGcagtaatttaattttaaaaattatgcattcataatgttaaaagtttaaaaacttatattttcaatgcaacatttattttttaattctatttttagatCCTTCTCTTGTGCCTATTCGGTATTCTgaggacaatttttgttttctttctatttttgaaccatacatattattattattttttttgaaggggagTTGAACTATACATATTAATTGTCACTAgtgtgttatttatttatttacaatatGTGTTGTGTGAATTTGATGTTGAATGTGTGACATCAAATAGTATATCtataatattctttttaataatgatatttgtacacctTATAACTTAAAACATCcatttaatatatcattttaccTAGAAATGATATATTGACAACCTTTTAGTTGTCCAACATCGTATATCTATACTGTATAGATactatatcattttttaattagttgttTCTCTCTTATGGTCACATCAATAGttataattgatgtatttttatacaagttgtccaaaaattgttaatttttagaTGTTCATATATCATTATTCCATTTTACCTCAATCTTTCTTTGTGTAACATTATCGATCTATCAAAtcattctctctttctctccacCTCGTCCTCCAAACGTTTTCCTATATTCTCCATATCCACTCCAAATCAATTCACCCACCTTATAACTGTGCATGCAATGGAAGAACTACTATGTACCATTGTTCATCCACCTTATAGTTTAACATATTTGCTCCTATTCTCAAATTGATTGCACTAAATTATATTGACCTTACATTCATTTGATGGGGTCAACTGAGTGAAAATgctacaaaacaataatattcattcCATTTTGCTTCTCAGGGGACCAAAAGCGACCAACAAAGATTTGGAGATATAATCAGGAGAGGAGAGAGAGTGAATGAAGACACAGTACTGTCCCCATCAACAAACTCAGGAGGTCCAAACACAAATGATGTCTCTCTTGAGCTCAAACTCAACTGAAATCATGCTTcatgcacaaaataaaaaaaaacaagtctaAGTTTAATCCTTTTATATCTCGATGGTAGAACTTTAATGTTGGTTTTGGAATGAACTTGTAATATTAATGATGGTTTTGTTTAGTTAACATAAgaacataatatatgcatgcatgtggATCATAGTATATGATGAATTATAGTTTATAATGACATTGTAGTTCAATGTGACTTGATTATATCCAAATTAGAAATATGACCGTAACTGTATGATTTTGTTTGCAATTTGGGATGTTGTTCAGCGTGACTGCCTGGTTTATCAAATTGTTTGGTCGATCCTCTGCTCATTTAGATAGCATTCTCTTGTTTTGAAATTTACTCTTTGGCACTATCCTATATCTTAAAActaatttatacaaaacatgAGAAAAAGCCTTTTGTGCTTAATTTTGGTTTGAAgataacaaagttttttttttgagagagataaGATAACAATGTTCTTCCTCTTAAAAAACAATGTTATTTGTAACAagatttttgtttggtttttttttttttttttgagcaacgATTTTTGTTTGGTTAAAAATACAGAGAACAAGGTATTTTTCGCGTGCGTGCCTCATGCCTTATATaagcacattttttttttgaaggagccTTAGATAAGCAGTTATAAATCAATCTTTGGCATGATCAAGTTACTACCGTTTTAAATTTCATACGGACTACCTTTTTAATGGGTCgactatacattttttttttttgagaggataaaaacctatattttattatatactaatattttagaatgtattttttaatatgttggGCTGATATTATACTCTCCATAAGTagataatttgaaatttatataacgtatatttggtaatgtaattaattgttaatggtttttttttttttgaggaaaattgTTAATGGAAATGATTCTCgagatattttatattttagatgtTATGGTatatgataaaatcaaattatatttttttgctttaaatcatttttcattattttgatttaatattCTCGAGAAAAAATGATTCTCAagagattttatattttagaagttATGGTAAAtagtaaaatcaaaatcaaatttgatgttttgaatcatttttcattatttccatTTAATGCAAAATATCCCTTCACAAAGACTATgctatacacttttttttttaacaaatagaCTAGTCTAGAcacctttgaaaaaaaaaaaaaatactagacCAAACTTTAATATGCACCATCCGATCActaataaaaatttacttttaaagttcattcaataaatgatatatgtagtCGTCTATGATGAATTGATGTATGATGTCTATATAATATGCTGtctacatcatttattgaatgaacttaaaaaatggtttaatgcttataatagtgatcgaaATGTGTAGTaaatataataacaatattttcaTTTCCATTTAATGCAACTTCTCCACTCTTAGAAACAAGACTAGGCTAtataattttgatgtttttcttaaagagttttgtaaaagaaaactcTTAAAGAACAAACAAAGTTTAGTACTTACTCTTGTAATAAAACATATCGAAATATGTTTTCACTTAATTTCAGAAAGACTAGACAATATAATTTCTGCCATTCATTGgagtcaaaaagaaaatattaatttctatTCCTTCATTAAATGACACATAATATTGACCCTCACTTTAGAAGAAGATGATACTGTACATTAGTATATATATAGAGTGCAACAAAGAGATGCACATCAAAGTAACAAACCACATTGTTATTAGTACAACTGAGACAATGTGTACATTGTCTTTTCTCTTGACAACCTTAACAATTTTTATGtctatttcaacaacaacatcacaaTCATCCATTTAAACTTTTCTCAATTGTTTTTCTCAAACTTCAAATTCCCCTATCTCTGAAGTCATTTACACACCAAACAACACCTCATTCTCAACCATCCTAAACATGAAAATACATAACAAGAgatttgaaacaaaaacaacaccaaAATCTTTGGCAATTATAACTGCAAAAGATGCTTCTCATGTCCAAGCAACAATTAAATGTGCCAAAAGCAACAATATTCAGATAAGAATTCGAAGTGGCGGCCACGACTACGAAGGCTTCTCTTACGTATCAGACatatcttttgttataattgACCTGCTTCACCTCAATTCAGTTGATCTCAATTTACAAGATGAAACTGCATGGGTTGAATCTGGTGCAACAATCGGTAAGATTTATTATACCATTGCAAAGAAAAACAATTCTCTTGCTTTCCCGTCTGGGGTCTGTTCTACACTAGGTGCTGGTGGTCATTTTTCGGGTGGTGGGTATGGAAATTTGATGAGAAAGTTTGGTCTTTCTGTTGATAATATCATTGACGCAAAAATTATTGATGTCAATGGTAATACTCTTGATAGAAAATCAATGGGAGAAGATCTGTTTTGGGCTATTAGGGGTGGTGGTGGTGCTAGTTTTGGTGTTATTCTTTCATGGAAACTTAAATTGGTTCAAATAACTCCACAAGTTTCAGTTTTCAATGTGAAAAGAAATATGGATGAAGGTGCAACTGATGTTGTTTACAAATGGCAATTAGTTGCACCAAAATTGCATAAAGATATTTTTATTAGAGTGCAACataatgttgttaaaattaGTGGTAAAAAGATAGTGCAAGTTAGTTTCATTGGTCAATTTTTGGGCACAATTGAAAGGCTTATACCTTTGGTGAGTGAGAGTTTCCCTAAATTGGCTTTGAAGAAAAGTGATTGCTTTTTAATGCCTTGGGTAAATTCCACTCTTTTTTGGTATGACAAGCCAATTGGTACTCCTCTTGAAGCATTGTTGGATGAACCAAAATATCCTCATCCAATGTATCTCAAAGGTGGATCGGATTCTGTGAACAAACCTATTCCAAAAGAAGCTATAGAATCGATATGGAAATCGATGATTGAAGGTGAGACTTTGTTTATGCAATGGAATCCTGATGGCGGAAGGATGGAAGAGATATTGCCATCAGAAACACCATTTCCCCATAGAGCAGGAAACTTGTTCTTGATTCAATATCTTAATATTTGGATTGAAGAATCTTCAAGAGCTATTGAACGTCATGTGAATTTTTCAAGGTCGTTTCATGAATTTATAACACCCTACGTTTCAAATTCTTCGAGGGAGGCTTTCTTCAATTATAGGGATGCAGATATTGATGCTAATCATCCAAGTAATGTAACAAAAATCGATATTGCTAAAGCATATGGAAGTAAGCTTTTTAAAGGAAACTTTGAAAGATTAATTAATGTGAAAGCCAAAGTTGATCCTAAGAATTTTTTCAGATATGAACAAAGTATACCAGCTACCAGGTCATATGAAAGTCAAATTTAGTGTAATTCCTAACAAAGAAATGGAATAATACAAATACTTATTAAATGGCATACACCGTTTTATTTTCCTTATTTCAGatctcaattttttaataagttaaattatatattaaagggAGCACGTgagatataattaaaaatatctgtATGCTTAATATATAGCGAAAAAACAAATCTCGGTAAAATCAAGAAGTGCTAGTTGAAAGTCTAGCCTCCATTACACTACACCCACCATTAGGGTgtgtatggaaaaaaaataagctataaactagcTGATagttagggtctgtttggtaacataGTTGATAGTTGAAAagttagggtctgtttggtaacatttaaaaaagagcttttagctcttaacttatagtttataagTTCGTTTGACGAAAAaagttctgtttggtaacactttttcatcatgagcttatagtttattttacgaatttataagctatttttcaaaagctattccaagtagcgtttgagcttagagcttatagcttctcactttttcttccaattttacccttattaattcatttaaattccatttttatccattacaatttttataataagttacGTAATAAAGAcgtactatccctttattccaatttttgtatatatatcagctggctatttttttatgttgtaaaaatatataccttcgttttttttacgcaacaaaatactattactctattagtgttacttttttttttttttttgaggtaagtattttttttaaagataaattagtttacaaaattacaaatacttaaatattaattgatataatttttattatgaattaagaataccctttatgtcattttacatttatcagcttgttgaaccgctatttttaccaaacacttcagttagcttatcagctaaaagctattagctagcttatcagctaaaagctatcagctatccgctatttttaccaaacagagcctgaTAGCTGATAGTTTATAACTGAAAAGTtagcttattaaaattaaaagtgtttggtaaaattaactgTTGAAataactataaatataaaatgacaaaatgtacatgtttgtttaattttttttaatatgatatatataatttttattacttaacacatttatttttaaatatttaaatatatttcaaattattttcatctctaaaatgaatttatgaattcattcaaaaaaatttatttaacaatttttattttatttttatgatttttatttaactaaacttgcttcactatttattgttattttatataaaattatatattatatgaattatgagcaaggtataaaaaacaaaaaagtgaacAAGAGAATTTAAAAACTCATATCCATTTATATGACAACATGGTAACCGTGGTTAGTTTAAAAAGAttttgtgtagttttttttttattataataaaataaaataaaattaagaaaaggttaaaattgaaagaaagtataaaaagctaaaagctataagctcaaaaacTACTTGGATTAACTTCTTAAAATACGTTATAAGCTAGTGAGAAAAGCTTTTTGCCAAACACATCTCATTCTATCAAagtaagcttataagctagtccaacaagttataagctagcttatttgtgttaccaaacacagcctacGTGTCTCGCGGCCAGAACATGCTTTTTTTGATCAATGGAAATTTGTAGGACATTCGCGTTAAAAATATTCGCAAGAAATAGCACTGctgtaaaaataaatagttaaacaTATCAAAAAACATGTTCATCGATCCTACTATGATTTAGAGATACGACTAATTGTATAAAGCACAAGTGCGTAAATACCAAGAGAATCCATTATTtcaaaatactccctccgtcctaaattgtatgacgttttgagcatttcacacatattaagaaattaagaaatgtaattaatattatgtgggaaagagatattatgagttgttttataaaattatccttaataaatgatatgagaaagataaatgaaagaattgaaaaaagaaagagtaataaatagttaaagatataatagaaaaagtaacattaatgtttcattggtattctaaagtaatatacaatttaggacaaatattttttctaaaatgacatacaatttgggacggagggaataataataataataatatcaagaGCATACATGTATTGTAATAAACTTTACGACTTACAACATGTTGCTTTATCAAGGATATTAGGAATATCTGAATTGAAGCTAAAGTCCTTCAGCGACAATGATTTGTAGCATGAAAGAGAGGACATGTAACTAGCATCCGTTGACAAGTGGTTCTTACTCGATTTTTCTTTAGTTAAATGTGGTGAAGacactataaaaaataaaatgtggtgAAGTGGGAGTCTCGAGGTTCTTGCTATACTTATATTCCTCATGCCTTAGAAACTCTTCAAATGAGGAGAAACGATAATCATAGGGGACCATAACCTATATATAGTGTGATCGTAAATTAGAATTTCTTGATTTAAAAATGGGTTATCTTCACATCCACTCAAATTGAtttcatatcaattaattaaacataggtttaatgatgtgtttcgtccttgcaattaagcgtcatttaaaaattagtctatGTAATTGGTAATCCTGGCAATTTatccttgcattgtttaatcatttaaaatttcgtcctttgaccaacttaatcactaccaagtcatcaaattagcaaaatggcatgggaattgacaaaaataccctcgtctttattatgataagaagaagaagacaggggtaaaaatgtcattttacaaATAGATGACAAGgttatttttgtccattcccatgccaATTTGATGACgcggcagtgattaagttgttcaaaggacgaaattttaaataattaaacaatgcaagggtaaattgtcaGGATTATTGATTACagagactaatttttaaatgacgcctaattgtaaggacgaaacacatcattaaaccttaaacatataattaattatCTAATTAGAAATCTAATTaatcttattatttaatttgatcactaattaGCTAACACTTATGATTgataaataactatataattaaagaaatatatatgacaacataataatattgaaatataatatttaataaaatattccaacaatctcccacttgaGAAACATATCTTgctaattatataataattcttCAAGCGTACATCTAAatgctatttatttttataatctgATCCACCCCATACATAAATAATGAGATAATTGTACAACGGTTTGCACTCACGTATAACACTAAGGGCCATTTGATGAACTTATGaaaaatatcttataaaaataaataaaatttttatgcTAATTATAAATTCActctaacgaaaattgtatcttcataaattatttttgcataaaatacATTGACAAGcttataataatacataaaaaaatatgtatttgcaTAAACTCAAAAGTAAGTCAATCAAAACGGACCATAAACCCCGACAACCACCACATGAATTCACTGGATACATAAATCGGTATGAATGAGTGATATGGAAGTTTTATGCGATATATAATATCTAAATCATTCCTATTTCCAATTGGTCTAACAAGAGTCTTAAATTAATGAGATCAAAATAAAGTTTCTAAAGAGAAAATTTAACATTTGCACACCATATATGCTAggttataacaaaaataatctatttcataaacttttgtttatatagaaaatcataacaaaaatatatctattggtataaaaaaaaaatagaacataaaGGAAGAAATACACTCATTAATCTAAAATATTCTTAGTGACGACAATTATATGAAACACGTTATGAGTTAATTCTTTGATTAGAGGATCATATAACATAAAGtccaaattatttttcaattatcgTTTTACCTATATTTTATTCCAGAATAGTATTAGTATGTGATTATTGTAagcaaaattgaaataaaattagatttatcaacatcatattcaatgcttcctaaaaaaaaaaaatcatatttaatgcatatagcaaagttttttttttttttaggctaatagaaatatataaaagatagaaaacaagaacaaaaagagAAGGGGGCATAGACCAAAACCTTCTCAAACTAAAAAGAAACGCAAAAAGTTAGGGGCAAAACGCCACATTCAACAAAGAGAGaaatgaaaagataaaaaaacaagaaaatcaaaaggaaaagaaaaagagcaagaaaagaaacaaatgcAAAGCAAGTACACGACTCAATCCGGAAACCCCCTTATCCGTAAAGTtagtaaattattaaattaaagattGAATGAACAGGGACAATGTttctatataactttttttgagcaaatgtttctatataacttataaaaatataaaaatatataagttaataaaacatatttttctttagaataattatatttacaaacatgtgttacttttttttttttaaggatgtgcTATTATAATAGTATATCTTTATTTCTCTAGACCATGCAAATGTCATGCACAACCTATTCATTCACAATTTGAGAGCACACTAGCTACTAGTGACCGAGCATGGATTACATGGGATAACTTcacatttttgtttaaatagaAGCTCAGTAacactcatatatatatataacctatgtctaaatatttttttttgtcatatcaCAAAGTGTTACGCAATTGGTAGTCATGATTTCTAAATTgtttttacttgtttttctttgtCCAATTACTTGTCTAGCTAGTCGCTTTAGAAAGCTTGGTGGAGATAGTGAAGAAATGAGACATCTTCATCATTTGCATAGCTATGGTGGTGGTATTGGCATTAATAGTGGTGGAGGATACGGCAATGGTGCAGTTGGTGGTTCAGGTAGTGGTGGAGTTGGTGTAGGACCTGGTTCTGGGGGTGTAGTTGGAGGTGGATATAACCCCGGAAATAGTCATGGAGGATTTAGTGGAGGGAATGGAGATGGGAGTGGAATGGGTGGTGGAAATGGAGGTTCTAGCAGTGGAGGTGGTAGTTTTGGAGGGTCTGGTGGTGGAGGAATAGGTGGTGGTTATGGTGATGGAATTGGAGGATCTAGCAGTGGAGGTATAGGTGGTGGGAATGGTGGATCTGGTGGTGGAGCAATAGGTGGTGGTTATGGTGGTGGAAATGGAGGATTTGGCAGCGGAAGTGGTGGTGGGGTTGGCGGTGGTTATGGTGCGGGAAATGGAGGATATGGGGGTGGCAGTGGAGGTAGCGGAGGTGGTGGTTATAGTAATGGAAATGGAGGATCTGGCGGCGGAGGTATAGGTGGTGGATATGGTGGGGAAATTTTTAATCAGCTACGACCATGATTTGCCATTCAACACACTTTCACCTATAACATACACATCAATGTTTTGAGTTCATTTCAACTTCCTCTTAATTAATCATGCAGGGTTATGTAACTTATTAGTATTAGTTGAGAGAGAAATAAGGCAGATTTCTCCATAACTTCTTGTTTAACTAATAAAACATCCAATAAGATCTTCTACAAATTTTAGAAAAGGGGTTGAAGCAAtaaatttgttgaaattttagAGTTTTGTTGAGTATATATTcatcatgtcattttttttaattaatttattttaaaataaaggattaaatatgtttgtgatttctataaatattttaacttttagtttttttaaaaaattattcgacTTTTAGTtgcttagattttttttgtctgTATACTTTCGGTTTATGCTTTTAAGTTAGATTATGTTTActctttgattttttgaatgaatttttgcatgaatgttaagaatattagaagaatttctcataaaaaaaattagatttttttaatcaaacaaaaaaaaatttaagcaccaaaatcattaaaattaatatttaattcatgctttgttaaaaaattctattttttagaAGAGATTCTTATTATATTATAGACGTtcctaacaaaatttatttaaaattttgcttTGTTCAAACAGTTAGTAGGATCCCTAAGATACTTACTTTGATGTAGGAGTGATAAACAGACTTATGCATGACCCTGGGAAGTCACATTTATTAGCTATAAAACGAATGGTTAGATATGttaaaggaaaaatatgttaaaggaaaaatgaagagtaaatattcaattttctttctgaaattgtaagttacATCAATTATcttcctgaaattaacaaaacttcaattaatcCCTTGAAATTttacaacattaatcaatttacccctccgtcaaatttttctgttagtgaacatgacgttttgcaaataccccccctgaagttttgcacttatgtgcaaaatgccccctaaacttaaaaatttatattattttttcttaaaaacaaacaattaatagttaaatattaaagctaactattaattttggagtttggaaaaactacatacatatatacatcaaaatagggaaaatgtgtatttttaaagtgacaatcatggttatttctaatagacaaattattatttttagaggtttataaataaataaataatcagatttaaatttatattttctccttcaccatcttagtcttttaactcctccaactccttcaacaatttgctcaaaccatttaaactacacaacccccaatattaatccacaaatcatctcattattgtcactttaaaaaatacatatttttccatattttggagcctattttgatgtatatatgcatgtagttttccaaaattccaaaattaatagttttaatatttaactattaattgtttgtttttaagaaaaaagtaatataaatttttaagtttgggaagcattttgcacataagtgcaaaacttcaggagaatatttgcaaaacgtcatgttcactaacagaaaaatttaacggaggaaattgactatttactcaaaaaaaatgaaacatgcCTTATTGTTTAACAAATGAGATAGATTGAAGGAGTACTTTTAATAGTTACTTGTTCAAGTTTCAAGGAGCATCAATCTTTTCGTGTTCTAAAAAATAACCGGTTACTTCTTTGTCATCATGTGAAGATGAATAGTACATATCATGCTCATATCGAGCTTGTCAAgcaactcgattaaataaatttattgttaatttaACTGAATTGTAAAGTGAAGAAACCTTTACAGTTTCTAAGATTGATAaaaaactttgtcaaaaaaaaaattgataaaaaaattagtcaTTGATCTTACAAAGAACCCAGTTTCACATGTTAGAAGCGAGCATATATAGACTCGATTTCACTTTTTGAGAGAGCAAGTGATCAAAGAGGAGCTAGAGGTAGTATATTACCCAACTGAAGATCAATTGGTAAATGACAAAGACTATGAAGATTATAAAATTTCTGTTTCTATTGATAAACATAAGAGTTAGTTTTTtgttatatgtttttgtttttagaattaTGAATTGAGGAGATGTATTGCGGATAATTTAGTAAATAATACCACTATTTAATCATATAGAGTctattattaaaacaaaaatgttatttaaagcGAAAATAGCACCATCAAATATTTCACGATATAAGTTGTATGTATTCCACTCACCCACTATATAATGATTGAGAAGTGCTATATTGAACGACAAAATTTATCACGAAACCTTCCCAAAAATGAAAGCAGCGAATTATAAACAAGGATTTAGCATAAATCAAGGGAAGTTGGGAAATAAatggagttaaaaaaaaaaattgcatgaagGAATAGGCTTCGTTATGTCCTCGCGAAGAAAATTCTTTGTATATAGaattatccttttattttttacctcCATTTACTTTCCAACTTTCCTTGATTTATGCTAAATCCTTGTTTATAATCTGCTGCTTTCATTTTCGGGAAGGTTTCGTGATAAATTTTGTCTATGAATATAGCACTTATTCTCTAATAGGTTTATtcttatatatcaaaattttcttcCCGAGGACATAGCGAAGCCTATTcctcaatacaatttttattttttacctcCATTTACTTCCCATCTTCCCTTGATTTCTGCTAAATCCTTGTTTATAATTAATTCGCTGCTTTCATTTTTGGAAAGGTTTCGTGATAAATTTTGTCGCTGAATATAgcacttttcattttttattaaccttttcaaaacaaaaacaaaaaatataaaaactccCCCACACACTACAACCACATCATAGCATTATGAATAAATAACGATCTCTAACCTTAGTCGGAAGATCTTCGGAAGATTTTGGACCTCCTAAAGTTTTTTAAAACCCCTAATATACCACTCGGTTCTTGATTTGTTGAATCACTTCCGAGATTAGACAAATGCGATCTTCATTATTTATACTACTTTTCTAGCTTTCTAACTTATTTATaaggtttttcttttgaaaaaaaacttatttataacGTGACAAATATTGTTAGGTCCCATAAACTTAAAAATGGAGATTGTGCCCCAACAAGCAATGATCTTGAGATACGCAAGTGCTCAATAAGACACTAATTTTCTGCCCAAAAGGAAAGCATCCAATGCCTATTTCAATTCTTA
Proteins encoded in this window:
- the LOC25486180 gene encoding berberine bridge enzyme-like 17, producing the protein SEVIYTPNNTSFSTILNMKIHNKRFETKTTPKSLAIITAKDASHVQATIKCAKSNNIQIRIRSGGHDYEGFSYVSDISFVIIDLLHLNSVDLNLQDETAWVESGATIGKIYYTIAKKNNSLAFPSGVCSTLGAGGHFSGGGYGNLMRKFGLSVDNIIDAKIIDVNGNTLDRKSMGEDLFWAIRGGGGASFGVILSWKLKLVQITPQVSVFNVKRNMDEGATDVVYKWQLVAPKLHKDIFIRVQHNVVKISGKKIVQVSFIGQFLGTIERLIPLVSESFPKLALKKSDCFLMPWVNSTLFWYDKPIGTPLEALLDEPKYPHPMYLKGGSDSVNKPIPKEAIESIWKSMIEGETLFMQWNPDGGRMEEILPSETPFPHRAGNLFLIQYLNIWIEESSRAIERHVNFSRSFHEFITPYVSNSSREAFFNYRDADIDANHPSNVTKIDIAKAYGSKLFKGNFERLINVKAKVDPKNFFRYEQSIPATRSYESQI
- the LOC25486181 gene encoding glycine-rich protein 5, which produces MISKLFLLVFLCPITCLASRFRKLGGDSEEMRHLHHLHSYGGGIGINSGGGYGNGAVGGSGSGGVGVGPGSGGVVGGGYNPGNSHGGFSGGNGDGSGMGGGNGGSSSGGGSFGGSGGGGIGGGYGDGIGGSSSGGIGGGNGGSGGGAIGGGYGGGNGGFGSGSGGGVGGGYGAGNGGYGGGSGGSGGGGYSNGNGGSGGGGIGGGYGGEIFNQLRP